From the Lathyrus oleraceus cultivar Zhongwan6 chromosome 4, CAAS_Psat_ZW6_1.0, whole genome shotgun sequence genome, one window contains:
- the LOC127135911 gene encoding uncharacterized protein LOC127135911, which translates to MNVMSRGMVQYDIFPKAIVYMNVKLDEMEDDVEDYAKSVDIEVDVKLIVVEIRMEVTKFGFKIVIGRPDNGSDIRHAFVTMRYEKSGKYTKPTLKLKRDDTIMRKCGCPFKVCGYRKANSAWKFNVVSGKHNHDFCYKLADHPFVCLFNPE; encoded by the exons ATGAACGTTATGTCTAGAG GCATGGTGCAATATGATATTTTCCCCAAAGCTATTGTGTATATGAATGTTAAACTGGATGAAATGGAGGATGATGTCGAAGATTATGCTAAATCGGTTGATATCGAGGTGGATGTTAAATTAATTGTTGTCGAG ATCCGCATGGAGGTCACCAAATTTGGGTTCAAGATTGTAATTGGGAGGCCTGATAATGGTTCTGATATAAGACATGCATTTGTGACAATGAGATACGAAAAAAGTGGCAAGTACACAAAACCTACTCTAAAGTTAAAACGGGATGACACCATAATGAGAAAATGTGGGTGTCCTTTTAAGGTATGTGGATATCGTAAGGCGAATAGTGCATGGAAATTTAATGTGGTTTCTGGTAAACATAATCATGACTTTTGTTACAAGTTAGCCGACCATCCATTTGTATGTCTCTTTAATCCTGAGTAA
- the LOC127138762 gene encoding diacylglycerol O-acyltransferase 3 yields the protein MEVSGTVLRQLTCISGAGCNANRRGVVPRRDVGRVRMSMGTDFRDEGHLQYYQDLMNRGPVKSNKKKLKLLKRLSENVSSFPQLGFASDPNQPNLFDHLQQNLITDGGEELLRELEKIRAEKKEMKKKMKQEKKKAKLKPSKMKTCDKSESSSSSSSSESSDSDCDKVVDMNTFRGVGVDVATKPVDGLKLQTIIDVETSTPHHHVMDLCSTNDASVVVGFKKESNVVIPAAQKRIEVCMGNKCKKLGAAALMQEFEKVVGVEGVGSVVGCKCMGKCKSGPNVRIQNSVDHGMVHGVDDSVKVPSNPLCIGVGLEDVDTIVARFLGENHNGMSMAAST from the exons ATGGAGGTTTCCGGCACTGTTCTCCGTCAGTTAACCTGCATCTCCGGCGCTGGATGTAACGCCAATCGCCGTGGCGTGGTTCCACGGAGAGACGTCGGTAGAGTGAGAATGTCGATGGGGACTGATTTCCGTGACGAGGGTCACTTGCAGTATTACCAGGACTTGATGAACAGAGGACCTGTTAAAAGCAACAAGAAGAAGTTGAAATTGCTCAAACGATTATCTGAAAACGTTTCATCTTTCCCTCAATTAGGGTTTGCTTCTGATCCAAATCAACCTAATCTCTTCGATCATCTTCAACAAAACCTCATCACG GATGGTGGTGAGGAATTACTTAGAGAGCTAGAGAAAATTAGAGCAGAGAAGAAGGAAATGAAGAAAAAAATGAAACAAGAGAAGAAAAAGGCTAAACTTAAACCCTCCAAGATGAAAACTTGTGATAAATCTGAATCTTCATCGTCATCTTCGTCCTCCGAGTCGAGTGATAGCGACTGTGATAAAGTGGTTGACATGAACACCTTCAGAGGTGTTGGCGTCGATGTTGCTACAAAGCCAGTGGATGGTTTAAAATTGCAGACCATTATTGATGTTGAAACTTCCACTCCACATCATCATGTCATGGATTTATGCTCTACAAATGATGCTTCTGTTGTTGTTGGGTTTAAAAAAGAGAGTAATGTGGTTATCCCTGCTGCTCAGAAGAGAATTGAGGTTTGCATGGGTAACAAATGCAAGAAATTAGGGGCTGCTGCATTGATGCAAGAGTTTGAGAAGGTGGTGGGAGTTGAAGGTGTTGGGTCTGTTGTTGGGTGCAAGTGTATGGGGAAGTGTAAAAGTGGTCCTAATGTGAGAATTCAGAATTCTGTGGATCATGGCATGGTTCATGGAGTTGATGATTCTGTTAAGGTTCCTAGTAACCCTCTATGTATTGGAGTTGGTTTGGAGGATGTTGATACTATTGTGGCTAGATTTTTAGGGGAGAATCACAATGGCATGAGTATGGCTGCTTCAACATAA